One genomic window of Biomphalaria glabrata chromosome 9, xgBioGlab47.1, whole genome shotgun sequence includes the following:
- the LOC129928178 gene encoding uncharacterized protein LOC129928178 yields the protein MNVTDSIFDKLAVNYQTTTFSINTSKPQVIVRNDYNFYCFLGSQDYLYPFQAINCFINPLLSLLGLFINGLCLIILTKSGLRKTSNILLFALVLADSMNMFTNLDFGDKIRLFGPVKSKPGYCTFEYDTTMNQFLYVSQQFFIFVGFWGQTISVSIPMIITIERILAVYFPVTFTRIVNIKSVIVSCGIAYIIWLPYAIVQTFYRRLDYIQLSSGNKVAFITSTEFLIKNFSILFTFVAYALEALMSWVPICFISLGCVLIGIKVYVSISHRRKLTNVSKKHNWSPRTTRTLVTTCLIFVITHTITALISVLTTVDLKSPLLTFLIVEISAFLNILCCTSNFLVYFLCNDKLSKIFFDLIRTRKNSNV from the coding sequence ATGAATGTAACGGATAGTATTTTCGATAAGTTGGCAGTAAACTACCAGACTACAACGTTTTCAATTAATACAAGTAAACCTCAAGTAATTGTTAGAAATGATTACAACTTCTACTGTTTTCTGGGCTCTCAAGATTATTTGTACCCTTTCCAAGCAATTAACTGTTTCATCAATCCTTTGTTATCTCTCTTGGGGCTCTTTATCAATGGACTATGTCTGATCATACTGACCAAAAGTGGACTCAGGAAGACGTCTAACATTTTGCTTTTTGCACTAGTTTTGGCTGACTCCATGAATATGTTTACAAACCTGGATTTTGGCGACAAGATTCGATTATTTGGACCAGTTAAGTCCAAACCTGGCTACTGCACATTTGAGTACGATACCACAATGAACCAGTTTCTCTACGTCTCACAGCAATTTTTTATCTTTGTAGGATTTTGGGGCCAAACAATCAGCGTTTCGATCCCGATGATTATTACCATCGAACGAATATTGGCTGTGTACTTTCCCGTGACGTTTACTAGGATAGTCAACATAAAATCAGTTATTGTATCCTGTGGTATAGCTTACATCATTTGGCTACCCTACGCCATTGTCCAGACGTTTTACAGGCGATTGGACTACATCCAGCTGTCCAGCGGAAATAAAGTTGCCTTTATCACCAGCACCGAATTTCTGATTAAAAATTTCAGCATACTGTTTACGTTCGTAGCATACGCCCTGGAAGCTTTGATGTCATGGGTGCCCATCTGTTTTATCAGTTTAGGCTGCGTTCTCATCGGCATCAAGGTCTATGTTTCCATCTCTCATCGGCGGAAGCTGACCAACGTGAGCAAAAAGCACAACTGGTCACCCAGAACCACTCGGACTCTAGTGACCACATGTCTTATATTCGTTATCACCCACACCATTACCGCACTGATTAGCGTGCTTACAACAGTGGATCTCAAATCTCCATTATTGACTTTTCTAATTGTGGAAATATCAGCGTTTCTCAACATCCTTTGCTGTACCAGCAACTTCCTTGTCTATTTCCTCTGTAATGATAAACTTAGTAAAATATTCTTTGATTTGATTCGTACAAGAAAAAATAGCAACGTTTAG